In the Rhinatrema bivittatum chromosome 6, aRhiBiv1.1, whole genome shotgun sequence genome, one interval contains:
- the LOC115093274 gene encoding taste receptor type 2 member 40-like, whose translation MLSLSDIVIQIILLCEALLGILTNSLTVAINIQDWIKDRSLNACDKILLTIGLFNIAFQCTMVSNDMCMLFWMQFFLLDHVYLTFIVLMMFMIYNSFWLAASLCIFYCVKIITFHNPVLAWLKLRISKIVPWLLVGSVIGTFLLSVPAVWDTYKDYTLNISANAIDNSTSKSYKLRQSFSYNLSSLFLGCCVPFFLVLLSIIFILMSLCRHARRMENNAGGFNKPRLEAHIGAAKTVIYLLLHYSIFCLAEIMLLFDIFQRASLWSVFCLVLVYAFAPIQSVILILGNSSLKQAVRRILCPVKQ comes from the coding sequence atgctttctctctctgacaTAGTCATTCAGATTATCCTGTTATGTGAGGCTCTCCTTGGAATCCTAACTAACTCATTAACTGTGGCTATCAATATACAAGACTGGATTAAGGACAGGAGCCTTAATGCCTGTGATAAAATCTTGCTTACTATTGGGCTGTTCAACATTGCCTTTCAATGCACCATGGTCAGCAATGACATGTGCATGCTGTTCTGGATGCAGTTCTTCTTACTGGATCATGTCTATCTGACATTTATTGTCCTAATGATGTTCATGATATACAACAGCTTCTGGCTTGCTGCATCTCTCTGCATCTTCTACTGTGTGAAGATCATCACCTTCCACAATCCCGTTTTAGCTTGGCTCAAGCTAAGGATCTCCAAGATAGTGCCTTGGTTGCTTGTGGGATCGGTCATTGGCACATTTCTGCTCAGTGTCCCTGCAGTATGGGATACATACAAGGATTATACCCTGAATATATCAGCTAATGCCATAGACAACAGTACATCCAAATCTTACAAATTAAGACAGAGCTTTTCTTACAATCTCTccagcctttttctgggctgttGTGTGCCCTTCTTCCTTGTGCTTCTCTCTATTATCTTCATCCTCATGTCCCTCTGCAGACACGCCCGCCGCATGGAAAATAACGCAGGTGGATTCAACAAACCCCGTTTAGAGGCTCACATAGGTGCTGCCAAGACTGTGATTTATCTGCTTTTGCACTACAGTATATTTTGCTTGGCAGAAATAATGTTGCTGTTTGATATTTTCCAACGTGCAAGCCTGTGGTCTGTATTCTGCCTGGTTTTGGTTTATGCCTTTGCCCCCATACAATCTGTCATCCTGATCTTGGGGAACTCCAGTCTCAAGCAGGCAGTCAGAAGAATCCTCTGTCCTGTGAAACAATAA